The following are encoded together in the Ictidomys tridecemlineatus isolate mIctTri1 chromosome X, mIctTri1.hap1, whole genome shotgun sequence genome:
- the LOC101975687 gene encoding cancer/testis antigen 55, which translates to MLRILRRFMTFLRKRADPDEGKQRLLQGDSNLRTIQGVVTTFCTDYGWIDGSIYFSTDAVTGNVPLKAGQKVTALVEEDKASHVLKAIKVDAISDHFDDSGPSDLGTSVLISRATLVTKDAVYINEDTCFSLSIIRDGFVPYQGDWLEVEYCVQPGISNINALSVKPMNCRHVDEVCISSVHGRHGVVADTIFFTLDSLKLPAGYVPQPNDIVDVVIVDSVQSCYIWRAVSMTPVHIL; encoded by the exons ATGCTCAGGATCCTGAGAAGGTTTATGACCTTCCTTCGGAAGAGGGCGGACCCTGATGAGGGGAAGCAAAGGCTGCTGCAAG GTGACAGCAATTTGAGAACTATACAGGGGGTTGTGACAACTTTCTGTACTGATTATGGCTGGATTGATGGGTCCATCTACTTCAGTACTGATGCTGTGACTGGTAATGTGCCTCTGAAAGCTGGTCAAAAAGTTACTGCACTTGTGGAAGAAGATAAAGcatctcatgtgttgaaagcaatCAAA GTGGATGCTATATCTGACCATTTTGATGATTCTGGGCCATCTGACCTTGGAACCAGTGTTTTAATCAGTCGTGCCACCTTAGTGACAAAGGACGCGGTCTACATTAATGAAGATACTTGCTTCTCACTGTCTATCATTCGTGATG GCTTCGTGCCTTATCAGGGCGACTGGCTAGAGGTCGAGTATTGCGTGCAGCCGGGCATCTCAAACATCAATGCCCTCTCCGTGAAGCCCATGAACTGTAGGCATGTGGATGAG GTCTGCATTAGCAGCGTACATGGGCGACATGGTGTGGTGGCCGACACCATCTTTTTCACCTTGGATTCTCTGAAGCTTCCTGCCGGATACGTACCTCAACCAAATGACATCGTTGACGTGGTCATAGTAGACAGCGTTCAGTCCTGCTATATTTGGAGAGCAGTTTCTATGACCCCAGTGCACATACTGTAA
- the LOC101963512 gene encoding uncharacterized protein LOC101963512, giving the protein MGPVQAAPETGAWIPQAGPQELNYGAAGECQPFLDPGHATPECRWSCRLDRRRKPGMVELLGAQCMEQSPESRRDAKALGAGPCVGCQKHEPLRAGPAVELLSSSRKPAHLPRPCAAGKPLPLAAHKPRKPREKPHRCGQCGQCFACKKRLSAHLKIHTGELGYQCPGCEKGFLHRSDLDRHVRIHTGERPYECSLCHKRFTQGAHLTTHQRGHCGRDTSQCHKCGKRFASRANLMGHLKTHTQEKRHECHSCGKRFNRRTALTLHQRTHTQERPFSCQHCEKSYRQRSSLMIHLRIHTGEKPYTCSHCSKSFIKKAGLIAHQAAHFREEFPGNPVREMGPEPCDSCDP; this is encoded by the exons ATGGGACCTGTCCAGGCGGCTCCCGAGACAGGGGCCTGGATCCCACAGGCAGGGCCTCAGGAGCTGAACTATGGTGCTGCTGGGGAATGCCAGCCCTTTCTGGATCCTG GACATGCCACCCCAGAGTGTCGCTGGAGCTGCCGGCTGGACCGCAGGAGAAAGCCAGGGATGGTGGAGCTGCTGGGCGCCCAGTGCATGGAGCAATCACCTGAGTCCAGGAGAG ACGCGAAAGCACTTGGTGCTGGTCCATGCGTGGGCTGTCAGAAGCACGAACCTCTGAGGGCTGGCCCCGCGGTGGAGCTGCTGAGCTCCTCCCGTAAGCCCGCGCACCTCCCGAGGCCCTGTGCGGCGGGGAAGCCCCTGCCCCTGGCAGCCCACAAGCCGAGGAAGCCGCGAGAGAAACCCCATCGCTGCGGCCAGTGTGGACAGTGCTTCGCTTGCAAGAAGCGCCTCTCTGCTCACCTGAAAATCCACACCGGGGAGCTGGGTTACCAGTGCCCCGGCTGCGAGAAAGGCTTCCTGCACCGCTCAGACCTGGACCGGCACGTGCGCATCCACACCGGGGAGAGGCCCTATGAGTGCTCCCTGTGCCACAAGCGCTTCACTCAGGGCGCGCACCTCACCACGCACCAGAGGGGGCACTGTGGCAGAGACACCTCCCAGTGCCACAAGTGCGGCAAAAGGTTTGCCAGCAGGGCCAACCTGATGGGACACCTGAAAACTCACACGCAGGAGAAACGTCACGAGTGCCACAGCTGTGGGAAGCGCTTCAACCGGCGGACAGCTCTTACTCTGCACCAGAGGACTCACACCCAGGAGAGGCCGTTCTCCTGCCAACACTGTGAGAAAAGCTACAGGCAGCGATCCAGCCTCATGAtccacctgagaatccacaccgGGGAGAAGCCCTACACCTGCAGCCACTGCTCCAAGAGCTTCATAAAGAAAGCAGGCCTCATCGCGCACCAGGCCGCGCACTTCAGAGAAGAGTTCCCCGGGAACCCGGTGCGGGAAATGGGTCCCGAGCCATGTGACAGTTGTGACCCCTAA